From Microbacterium croceum, a single genomic window includes:
- a CDS encoding ribonuclease D, translating to MTEYSVISDAEEFRAACAALADGTGPVAVDVERASGFRYSQRAYLVQVFRRGAGVFLFDPPAIGDFAPLQDAIGSVEWVLHAASQDLPSLRELHLEPPTIFDTELASRLLGLERVGLAAVVEHTLGITLKKEHSAADWSTRPLPDSWLDYAALDVLHLVDVRDALAEELREQNKTSFAEEEFAATLTRAPKPPREDPWRRLSGLHQVRGARNLAVARALWQARESFAQEQDVSPGRLVPDRSLVAAVMANPQSKQALAGTKDFQGRASRTQLDRWWQAFVDGRATEELPRERVPSDALPPPRAWADRNPEADARLKAARPVVEAIAEELSMPTENLLTPEHLRRIAWDLPGESAEAIGDALAALGARSWQIEQTAQKIADAFVEARQTPDEASAPAS from the coding sequence GTGACTGAATACTCCGTGATCTCGGATGCTGAAGAGTTCCGTGCGGCGTGCGCCGCACTCGCCGACGGCACCGGTCCGGTCGCGGTGGATGTCGAGCGCGCATCCGGTTTCCGCTACTCACAGCGCGCCTATCTCGTACAGGTGTTCCGCCGCGGCGCGGGTGTCTTCCTGTTCGACCCGCCCGCGATCGGTGACTTCGCACCGCTGCAGGACGCCATCGGCTCGGTCGAGTGGGTGCTGCACGCCGCGAGTCAGGACCTTCCTTCGTTGCGTGAGCTGCACCTGGAACCCCCGACGATCTTCGACACGGAGCTCGCCTCCCGGCTTCTCGGTCTCGAGCGGGTCGGCCTCGCGGCGGTCGTCGAGCACACCCTCGGCATCACCCTGAAGAAGGAGCACTCGGCGGCGGACTGGTCCACGCGCCCGCTTCCCGACTCCTGGCTCGACTACGCGGCGCTGGATGTGCTGCATCTCGTCGATGTCCGTGACGCACTCGCGGAGGAGCTGCGCGAGCAGAACAAGACCTCCTTCGCCGAGGAGGAGTTCGCAGCCACCCTCACCCGCGCCCCCAAGCCACCTCGGGAAGACCCGTGGCGCCGGCTGAGCGGCCTTCACCAGGTACGCGGTGCTCGCAACCTGGCCGTGGCCCGCGCGCTCTGGCAGGCGCGCGAGTCCTTCGCCCAGGAGCAGGACGTCTCCCCCGGCAGGCTCGTTCCGGACAGGTCGCTGGTCGCCGCCGTCATGGCGAACCCGCAGAGCAAGCAGGCACTCGCCGGCACCAAGGATTTCCAGGGGCGTGCGAGCCGCACCCAGCTGGACCGTTGGTGGCAGGCGTTCGTCGACGGCCGTGCGACGGAGGAGCTTCCACGTGAGCGTGTGCCCAGCGACGCCCTCCCGCCGCCGCGCGCCTGGGCGGATCGGAACCCCGAGGCCGATGCCCGCCTCAAGGCTGCTCGTCCCGTGGTCGAGGCGATCGCCGAGGAACTGTCCATGCCGACGGAGAACCTCCTGACGCCCGAGCACCTGCGCCGCATCGCATGGGATCTGCCCGGCGAGAGCGCGGAGGCCATCGGCGACGCCCTCGCGGCACTCGGAGCGCGCTCGTGGCAGATTGAACAGACTGCACAGAAGATCGCGGACGCCTTTGTAGAGGCAAGGCAAACGCCGGACGAAGCCTCCGCTCCCGCTTCGTAG
- a CDS encoding thiolase family protein, producing MAEISDVFFVDGVRTPFGRAGEKGMYWNTRADDLAVKATIGLLERNAAVPADRIDDVAIAATSQTGDQGLTLGRSVAILAGLPQTVPGLAVERMCAGAMTSVTTMGASIGVGMYDFALAGGVEHMGHHPIGGNADPNPRFVAEKMVDPGALNMGVTAERIFDRFPHLTKERSDRYGMLSQHKVQAAYDAGKIQPDLVSVAIKDADGAWGLASEDEGRRPQTTMEDLASLKTPFRPHGRVTAGTSSPLTDGATMSLLAGGGAVKEFGLTPKMRMVSFAFAGVQPEIMGIGPIPSTEKALKKAGLTIDDIGLFELNEAFAIQVISLLDHFGIADDDPRVNQWGGAIALGHPLAASGVRLMIQLAAQFAERPDVRYGLTAMCVGLGQGGSVIWENPHYNGKKKK from the coding sequence GTGGCCGAGATCTCGGACGTCTTCTTCGTCGATGGAGTGCGCACCCCCTTCGGGCGCGCCGGCGAAAAGGGCATGTACTGGAACACCCGCGCTGATGACCTCGCCGTCAAGGCGACCATCGGCCTGTTGGAGCGGAATGCCGCCGTCCCAGCCGACCGCATCGATGACGTCGCGATCGCCGCGACGTCGCAGACCGGAGATCAGGGCCTCACGCTCGGCCGCTCCGTCGCGATCCTCGCAGGCCTGCCGCAGACGGTCCCCGGCCTCGCCGTCGAGCGCATGTGCGCCGGCGCGATGACGAGCGTCACGACCATGGGCGCCTCGATCGGCGTCGGCATGTACGACTTCGCTCTCGCGGGTGGCGTCGAGCACATGGGCCACCACCCGATCGGCGGCAACGCCGACCCGAACCCCCGCTTCGTGGCCGAGAAGATGGTCGACCCTGGCGCTCTCAACATGGGCGTCACGGCGGAGCGCATCTTCGACCGCTTCCCGCACCTGACCAAGGAGCGCTCCGACCGCTACGGGATGCTCAGCCAGCACAAGGTGCAGGCCGCGTACGACGCCGGCAAGATCCAGCCGGACCTCGTGTCCGTCGCGATCAAGGATGCAGACGGCGCCTGGGGTCTCGCGTCCGAAGACGAAGGACGCCGTCCGCAGACGACGATGGAGGATCTCGCGTCTCTCAAGACGCCGTTCCGTCCGCACGGTCGCGTCACGGCCGGCACCTCCTCGCCGCTCACCGACGGCGCGACGATGTCGCTTCTCGCCGGCGGCGGGGCGGTGAAGGAGTTCGGCCTCACCCCGAAGATGCGCATGGTCTCGTTCGCCTTCGCCGGCGTGCAGCCCGAGATCATGGGCATCGGCCCGATCCCGTCGACCGAGAAGGCGCTCAAGAAAGCCGGGCTGACGATCGACGACATCGGCTTGTTCGAGTTGAACGAGGCCTTCGCGATCCAGGTCATCTCCCTTCTCGACCACTTCGGCATCGCGGATGACGACCCGCGAGTGAACCAGTGGGGCGGAGCGATCGCGCTCGGCCACCCGCTGGCCGCGTCGGGCGTGCGCCTGATGATCCAGCTCGCGGCGCAGTTCGCCGAGCGCCCCGACGTGCGCTATGGGCTGACGGCCATGTGCGTCGGACTCGGCCAGGGAGGCTCCGTCATCTGGGAGAACCCGCACTACAACGGCAAGAAGAAGAAGTGA
- a CDS encoding 3-hydroxyacyl-CoA dehydrogenase NAD-binding domain-containing protein → MTNYEAIDFSPIQALTEGEVITHSPVRDIRLASGKVLALITLDNGRDHTRPNTLGPATLTQLGETLDALKARAASGEIQAVGITGKQYILAAGADLSDISKVGSRDNARLIAQLGHKVLGRFSELGVPSFAFVNGLALGGGLEIALNSTYRTVDASAAAVALPEVFLGIIPGWGGAYLLPNLIGIENALEVVISNPLKQNRMLKPQQAFDLGIFDAIFPAANYLENSLAWADAVLGGKKVERKNEPGKIERLTKWPIAIKMARGMLESKIGTVPKSPYAALELLDKAKSGTKAEGFAREDEALAELVTGDQFAASMYAFDLVQKRAKRPVGAPDKALAKAVTKVGIIGAGLMASQFALLFVRKLQVPVLITDLDQARVDKGVAYIHEEIGKLETKGRLDADAANKLRALVTGTTDKTLYADCDFVIEAVFEEVGVKQEVFGEIEKIVSEDAILATNTSSLSVEEIGSKLAHPERLVGFHFFNPVAVMPLIEIVRTPNTSDAALSTAFVVARNLGKNAVLTADAPGFVVNRLLAKVMGEAARAVYEGTPIADVEKAFGPLGLPMGPFQLIDLVGWKVAAHVQDTMVHAFPDRFYANENFHALAALDAVVEKDKGGRVTGWTKQAEKLLKPAVGSAPASASTILGRVQDGLAQEIKLMLDEGVVPEVEDIDLCLILGAGWPFIDGGASPYLDREGASERAFGGSFHTPQIRGVESR, encoded by the coding sequence GTGACGAACTACGAAGCCATCGACTTCTCCCCGATCCAGGCGCTCACCGAGGGCGAGGTCATCACGCATTCTCCCGTGCGCGACATCCGTCTCGCCTCCGGCAAGGTGCTCGCGCTCATCACGCTCGACAACGGTCGCGACCACACCCGCCCGAACACGCTCGGCCCGGCCACGCTCACGCAGCTCGGTGAGACCCTCGACGCGCTGAAAGCGCGCGCGGCATCCGGCGAGATCCAGGCGGTCGGCATCACCGGCAAGCAGTACATCCTCGCCGCCGGCGCGGACCTGTCCGACATCAGCAAGGTCGGCTCGCGCGACAACGCCCGCCTCATCGCGCAGCTGGGGCACAAGGTGCTCGGAAGGTTCTCCGAGCTCGGCGTGCCCTCGTTCGCGTTCGTCAACGGTCTCGCCCTCGGTGGCGGGCTCGAGATCGCGCTGAACTCGACCTACCGCACCGTCGATGCCTCGGCGGCGGCCGTCGCGCTGCCCGAGGTGTTCCTGGGGATCATTCCCGGCTGGGGCGGCGCGTACCTGCTGCCGAACCTGATCGGCATCGAGAACGCACTCGAGGTCGTCATCTCGAACCCGCTCAAGCAGAACCGCATGCTCAAGCCGCAGCAGGCGTTCGACCTCGGCATCTTCGACGCGATCTTCCCTGCCGCGAACTACCTCGAGAACTCGCTGGCTTGGGCCGACGCGGTGCTCGGTGGCAAGAAGGTCGAACGCAAGAACGAGCCGGGCAAGATCGAGAGGCTCACCAAGTGGCCGATCGCGATCAAGATGGCGCGCGGCATGCTCGAATCCAAGATCGGCACGGTCCCGAAGTCCCCGTATGCGGCGCTCGAACTGCTCGACAAGGCGAAGAGCGGGACCAAGGCCGAGGGCTTCGCCCGCGAGGACGAGGCGCTCGCCGAACTGGTGACCGGCGATCAGTTCGCCGCGTCGATGTACGCCTTCGATCTGGTGCAGAAGCGCGCCAAGCGCCCCGTAGGAGCCCCCGACAAGGCGCTCGCGAAGGCCGTCACGAAGGTCGGCATCATCGGCGCCGGCCTGATGGCCAGCCAGTTCGCGCTCCTGTTCGTGCGCAAGCTCCAGGTGCCCGTGCTGATCACCGACCTCGACCAGGCCCGCGTCGACAAGGGCGTGGCTTACATCCACGAGGAGATCGGCAAGCTCGAGACCAAGGGCCGACTGGATGCCGACGCCGCCAACAAGCTGCGTGCGCTCGTCACCGGCACCACCGACAAGACCCTCTACGCCGACTGCGACTTCGTGATCGAGGCCGTGTTCGAAGAGGTCGGCGTCAAGCAGGAGGTGTTCGGTGAGATCGAGAAGATCGTCTCGGAGGACGCGATCCTGGCGACGAACACCTCGTCTCTGTCGGTCGAGGAGATCGGCTCGAAGCTCGCTCATCCCGAGCGACTGGTCGGCTTCCATTTCTTCAACCCGGTCGCCGTCATGCCGCTGATCGAGATCGTCCGCACCCCGAACACATCCGATGCGGCGCTCTCGACGGCGTTCGTCGTAGCGCGCAATCTGGGCAAGAACGCGGTGCTCACGGCCGACGCTCCCGGATTCGTGGTGAACCGGCTGCTCGCCAAGGTCATGGGCGAGGCAGCGCGCGCCGTGTACGAGGGCACCCCGATCGCCGACGTCGAGAAGGCGTTCGGGCCGCTCGGACTGCCGATGGGACCGTTCCAGCTGATCGATCTGGTCGGGTGGAAGGTCGCCGCTCATGTGCAGGACACGATGGTGCACGCCTTCCCCGACCGCTTCTACGCGAACGAGAACTTCCACGCGCTGGCCGCGCTGGACGCCGTCGTGGAGAAGGACAAGGGCGGGCGCGTGACGGGCTGGACCAAGCAGGCCGAGAAGCTGCTCAAGCCGGCAGTGGGCTCCGCCCCCGCATCGGCGAGCACGATCCTCGGACGCGTGCAGGACGGTCTGGCACAGGAGATCAAGCTGATGCTCGACGAGGGCGTGGTGCCGGAGGTCGAGGACATCGACCTCTGCCTGATCCTCGGTGCCGGCTGGCCGTTCATCGACGGCGGCGCCTCGCCGTATCTCGACCGTGAGGGCGCATCGGAGCGGGCGTTCGGCGGATCGTTCCACACGCCGCAGATCCGGGGTGTCGAGAGCCGCTGA
- a CDS encoding GMC oxidoreductase yields MTEFDEDVVIVGSGFGGSVAALRLREKGYRVRVYEAGRRFADEDFATTSWNVRRYLWAPALGCFGVQRIHRLPHVMILAGAGVGGGSLNYANTLYQPGTAFFEDPQWRGIAEWEEELAPHYATAKRMLGVVEQYPHTGPVERIMAGAAVDLGVGETFRHAPVGVWFGKPGERVADPFFGGEGPDRTGCTLCGNCMVGCRVGAKNTLMKNYLALAERRGAVIEALRTVTEVRERADGGFAITTQRSGAWFRHDRRTVTAREVVLAAGTWGTQQLLHRMKHEGLLPRVSETLGRLTRTNSEALDGAVATSVPDSLELARGVAITTSFHVDERTHVENVRYGPGSNLMGALATVMVPGDRGLGRRLGSVIGQTLRAPIRQLRLGSLRRWSERGIIALVMQTADNSLTLSLRRRFGRLTLTSAQGHGEPNPSHLPQAHRAAAAIAARMQADGGVPAAARGSWPEVFGIPLTAHFLGGAVISSSARTGVIDRYHRVWGHPGLHVVDGAAVPANPGVNPSLTITALAERALSHWPPAGAEDPRPAQQSL; encoded by the coding sequence ATGACCGAGTTCGATGAGGACGTCGTGATCGTGGGCTCCGGCTTCGGCGGCTCTGTCGCTGCCCTCCGCTTGCGCGAGAAGGGCTACCGCGTGCGGGTGTACGAGGCCGGGCGCCGGTTCGCCGACGAGGATTTCGCCACGACCAGCTGGAACGTGCGCCGATACTTGTGGGCCCCCGCGCTGGGGTGCTTCGGCGTGCAGCGCATCCATCGTCTCCCGCACGTCATGATCCTGGCGGGTGCCGGTGTCGGCGGAGGATCGCTCAACTACGCCAACACGCTCTATCAGCCGGGCACGGCATTCTTCGAAGACCCGCAGTGGCGAGGGATCGCGGAATGGGAAGAGGAGCTCGCACCCCACTATGCGACCGCAAAGCGGATGCTCGGGGTCGTCGAGCAGTATCCGCATACCGGGCCGGTCGAGCGCATCATGGCGGGTGCTGCTGTTGATCTCGGTGTCGGAGAGACGTTCCGGCACGCACCGGTCGGTGTCTGGTTCGGCAAGCCGGGGGAGCGCGTCGCGGATCCGTTCTTCGGGGGAGAGGGGCCGGATCGCACGGGCTGCACGTTGTGCGGCAATTGCATGGTGGGCTGCCGCGTCGGGGCGAAGAACACCCTCATGAAGAACTATCTCGCGCTCGCGGAGCGTCGCGGTGCCGTGATCGAAGCGCTCCGGACCGTGACCGAGGTGCGTGAACGCGCAGACGGAGGCTTCGCGATCACGACTCAGCGCAGTGGCGCATGGTTCCGCCACGACCGGAGAACGGTGACGGCGCGTGAGGTCGTCCTCGCCGCCGGAACCTGGGGCACACAGCAGCTGCTGCATCGGATGAAGCACGAGGGCCTCCTCCCGCGCGTCTCCGAGACTCTCGGGCGTCTCACGCGAACCAACTCCGAGGCGCTCGACGGCGCTGTCGCGACTTCTGTGCCCGACTCGCTCGAACTCGCCCGCGGAGTGGCGATCACGACGTCGTTCCATGTCGATGAACGCACCCACGTCGAGAACGTCCGCTATGGCCCAGGGTCCAATCTGATGGGCGCGCTTGCGACGGTGATGGTTCCCGGGGATCGCGGCCTGGGGCGACGGCTGGGCAGTGTGATCGGTCAGACGCTGCGCGCACCGATACGGCAGCTGCGGCTCGGATCGCTCCGGCGCTGGAGCGAGCGCGGCATCATCGCACTCGTGATGCAGACCGCTGACAACTCGCTCACGTTGTCGCTGCGGCGCCGCTTCGGGAGACTCACCCTGACGAGCGCGCAGGGACACGGCGAACCGAATCCGAGCCATCTGCCGCAGGCGCATCGTGCGGCGGCGGCGATCGCAGCCCGGATGCAGGCGGACGGCGGGGTTCCCGCGGCAGCCCGCGGGTCGTGGCCCGAGGTGTTCGGTATCCCGTTGACCGCGCATTTCCTCGGCGGCGCGGTGATCTCGTCGTCGGCGCGGACCGGCGTGATCGACCGCTACCACCGCGTGTGGGGGCATCCCGGCCTGCACGTCGTCGACGGAGCCGCGGTTCCGGCCAATCCGGGTGTGAATCCGTCGCTGACCATCACCGCCCTCGCGGAGCGCGCCCTCTCGCACTGGCCGCCCGCCGGTGCAGAGGATCCGCGGCCTGCGCAACAGTCGCTCTGA
- a CDS encoding diacylglycerol/lipid kinase family protein, whose protein sequence is MGAHIAVLSNPFAGKGRGAHAAAVAIARLRHEGLQVRTYAGSSAAQTAELAVQALREEPTALVVVGGDGTLAGILAAVTGQSVPLVLVAAGTGNDLARALHLPRHDPGEAAALALHGRPRAVDVGEVRSELGVRLFLTVAALGFDAKVSDRTNRLRWPRGVLRYYLALVIELLRLRPVAFRMSVDGGTLRDTPGTLIAVGNTQSYGGGMPVCAGAAADDGMLDVVHVRPLTRLRLIRLFPLLLQGRHLSRPEVSHRRARQVTVSAPDLVVYADGERVAAASCTIHLRPGALTVMVPEEGARA, encoded by the coding sequence GTGGGCGCGCATATCGCGGTGCTGTCGAATCCGTTCGCCGGTAAAGGGCGCGGTGCGCACGCAGCCGCCGTCGCGATCGCCCGTCTTCGTCACGAAGGCCTGCAGGTCCGCACCTACGCAGGATCGTCGGCGGCGCAGACGGCGGAGCTGGCGGTGCAGGCCCTCCGAGAGGAGCCGACCGCGCTGGTCGTCGTCGGCGGCGACGGCACGCTGGCCGGCATCCTCGCCGCGGTGACGGGGCAATCGGTGCCGCTCGTGCTCGTGGCGGCAGGAACCGGCAATGACCTCGCGCGCGCCCTGCACCTGCCGCGTCACGACCCGGGGGAGGCCGCGGCGCTCGCCCTCCACGGGAGGCCACGCGCGGTCGACGTCGGGGAGGTGCGCAGCGAGCTCGGCGTCCGACTGTTCCTCACCGTCGCAGCGTTGGGCTTCGACGCGAAGGTGAGTGATCGCACCAACCGCCTGCGGTGGCCGCGCGGTGTCCTCCGCTACTACCTGGCGCTCGTGATCGAACTCCTCCGTCTGCGCCCCGTCGCCTTCCGGATGTCGGTGGACGGCGGGACGCTGCGCGACACCCCCGGCACGCTGATCGCGGTGGGCAACACCCAGAGCTACGGCGGCGGGATGCCGGTGTGTGCCGGCGCTGCCGCGGATGACGGGATGCTCGACGTCGTGCACGTGCGGCCATTGACGCGCTTGCGACTGATCCGCCTGTTCCCGCTGCTGCTGCAGGGACGGCATCTCTCCCGGCCGGAAGTGAGCCATCGACGCGCGCGGCAGGTGACGGTGTCCGCTCCGGACCTCGTCGTGTATGCGGATGGTGAGCGGGTGGCCGCGGCGTCCTGCACCATCCATCTGCGCCCCGGCGCTCTCACCGTGATGGTGCCAGAGGAAGGAGCGCGCGCATGA
- a CDS encoding FAD-binding oxidoreductase — protein sequence MRWNGWGDPAKAKDLPLAVRTLLPLLLGRTRRPHEPVALVDVVVSPSALTPEDLEALGSVVGPDHVDVTHEARVRHGGGRSTPDLLRRRAAEQRVPDAVLRPGTHDEVAAALRVAAELGIAVIPFGGGTSVVGALDPDRGPHRGVVSLDLGRLSGLIALDPLSGDAVLAAGTTGPEAEELLAAQGFELGHYPQSFRYATIGGFAAARSSGQNSAGYGRFDTMVTGIRVATPTGDLELGRSPGSAAGPDLIRVFLGSEGIFGVITEVRVRVHPVPQRRILESWSIPDFATGAEALRRVAQSATGPTVIRLSDEAETAVSLAQVGKIGKVLAKGASIVTVYEGDDIEHRRSRTAEILRAVGGTSSGESDAAAWLEGRFDGPYLRDSLLDAGVFCETLETATVWSALSGLRDAVTRTIMEGFTAEAGARSSVMCHISHVYPTGASLYFTILAGVRGDQLAVWEKVKASVNDAILAAGGTISHHHAVGRDHAPWLAQEIGETGVRILSAIKRELDPRGILNPGAVIALEPVGRAD from the coding sequence ATGAGATGGAACGGATGGGGAGACCCCGCGAAGGCGAAGGACCTCCCGCTGGCCGTGCGCACGCTCCTGCCGCTGCTGTTGGGCAGGACGCGACGCCCCCACGAGCCCGTCGCTCTCGTCGACGTCGTCGTCAGTCCCTCGGCTCTCACTCCGGAGGATCTCGAGGCCCTCGGTAGCGTCGTCGGACCTGACCACGTCGATGTGACGCACGAGGCCCGCGTCCGCCACGGTGGCGGTCGTTCGACGCCCGACCTGCTCCGGAGACGGGCCGCGGAGCAGCGGGTCCCCGATGCCGTGCTCAGGCCCGGTACGCACGATGAGGTCGCTGCGGCGCTGAGGGTGGCTGCGGAATTGGGTATCGCTGTCATCCCCTTCGGTGGCGGCACGAGCGTGGTCGGTGCGCTCGACCCCGACAGGGGACCGCATCGAGGCGTGGTGAGCCTCGATCTGGGGCGGCTGTCGGGACTGATCGCCCTCGACCCGTTGAGTGGAGATGCCGTGCTCGCCGCGGGTACGACGGGGCCCGAGGCTGAGGAGCTCCTCGCCGCGCAGGGGTTCGAGCTCGGCCACTACCCGCAGAGCTTCCGCTACGCCACGATCGGCGGGTTCGCCGCTGCGCGCTCATCCGGACAGAACTCTGCGGGCTACGGCCGGTTCGACACCATGGTCACCGGCATCCGCGTGGCTACACCGACGGGTGACCTCGAACTGGGGCGCTCTCCCGGTTCGGCGGCCGGACCGGACCTGATCCGCGTATTCCTCGGGTCGGAGGGGATCTTCGGTGTGATCACGGAGGTCAGAGTCCGCGTGCACCCTGTACCGCAGCGGCGGATTCTCGAGTCCTGGTCGATCCCCGACTTCGCGACCGGCGCCGAGGCGCTGCGACGAGTCGCACAGTCTGCGACCGGCCCGACCGTGATCCGTCTCTCCGATGAGGCGGAGACCGCCGTGAGCCTGGCACAGGTGGGCAAGATCGGCAAAGTGCTGGCGAAGGGAGCGAGTATCGTCACGGTATATGAGGGCGACGACATCGAGCACCGGCGCTCGCGCACGGCGGAGATCCTCCGCGCTGTCGGTGGGACGTCATCGGGTGAGAGCGACGCTGCGGCCTGGCTCGAAGGGCGATTCGACGGCCCGTACCTGCGCGACTCGCTTCTCGACGCCGGTGTCTTCTGCGAGACCCTTGAGACGGCGACGGTGTGGTCTGCCCTCTCCGGCCTGCGTGATGCGGTGACGCGCACGATCATGGAGGGCTTCACGGCGGAGGCCGGCGCGCGGTCCTCCGTGATGTGCCACATCTCACACGTCTATCCCACGGGCGCCTCGCTGTACTTCACGATCCTCGCCGGGGTGCGCGGCGATCAACTCGCCGTCTGGGAGAAGGTCAAAGCCAGCGTGAACGATGCGATCCTCGCGGCGGGCGGCACGATCAGCCATCACCATGCGGTGGGACGTGATCACGCCCCGTGGCTCGCGCAGGAGATCGGAGAGACGGGTGTGCGTATCCTCTCGGCGATCAAGCGCGAGTTGGATCCTCGGGGAATCCTCAACCCGGGCGCCGTGATCGCCCTCGAGCCTGTCGGACGAGCGGACTGA
- a CDS encoding TetR/AcrR family transcriptional regulator: MEERQLLDSASGQTDATRERILDAADVLIQRLGIHGVTIAALARRSSLSRPTIYRNWSDADDVVRSALLRRVARILEEFPEPATTRARLVDDVLRFTTLFRTDAVYARLLEDEPEAFTRYTLQRVGSSQRLILQWLDTAIDAAQRDDSVRRGDSAHMAVMLLLIAQSAVLSHATVAELIDDAAWERELRAAIDGLLRP, from the coding sequence ATGGAAGAACGTCAACTGTTGGATTCCGCGAGCGGACAGACCGACGCCACGCGGGAGAGGATCCTGGATGCGGCGGACGTACTCATCCAGCGCCTGGGCATCCACGGCGTGACGATCGCCGCACTCGCCAGGCGCTCGTCGCTCAGTCGCCCCACGATCTACCGCAACTGGAGCGATGCCGACGACGTGGTGAGGTCCGCACTGCTGCGCCGGGTCGCTCGGATCCTCGAGGAGTTCCCCGAGCCAGCCACGACGCGCGCGCGTCTGGTCGACGACGTGTTGCGTTTCACCACCCTGTTCCGCACGGATGCCGTCTACGCGCGGCTGCTCGAGGACGAGCCCGAGGCGTTCACGCGATACACGCTGCAGCGCGTCGGATCTAGCCAGCGCCTGATCCTGCAGTGGCTCGACACGGCCATCGACGCCGCGCAACGCGATGATTCGGTCCGCCGCGGTGATTCCGCGCACATGGCCGTCATGCTCCTCCTGATCGCCCAGTCCGCGGTCCTCTCGCACGCGACAGTCGCCGAACTCATCGACGACGCCGCATGGGAGCGCGAACTCCGCGCCGCGATAGACGGACTTCTCCGCCCATGA
- a CDS encoding glycerol-3-phosphate dehydrogenase/oxidase: MSGTGAALNAERRRIEIERSAEETVDMLVIGGGITGAGVALDAAARGLRVTLVESEDLAFGTSRFSSKLVHGGLRYLATGDVATARESAIERHQLMTTIAPHLIRPLAQVLPFSPGVSIRQRAAGAVGMAMGDLLRLHARTRRSVLPGPRPASSRTILRLAPAVSPHGLRGGMLSYDGQLIDDARLVVTVARTAAALGARVLTRVRALSLRSDGAVVEDAITGERWDIRARSVVNATGVWAGSLDGSISVRPSRGTHIVLDAADLGDPHAALTIPLEGSISRYIFALPQQLGRVIVGITDEDAPGPIPRVAAPTEREVVFLLANLNRVLAAPIGREQVRGAFAGLRPLVDSGAASTADVSRRHLVATSDAGFVTVLGGKLTTYRRMAEDAVDHIVTERGLSAPASTTTTLPLVRDGDVVGRSLRDDGSTFVADGIPVARAAVEFAVREELALTAEDVLDRRTRIGLVPDDRERAAPIVEEIVAETLDSLR, encoded by the coding sequence ATGAGCGGAACCGGAGCCGCGCTCAATGCCGAGCGAAGGCGCATCGAGATCGAACGGTCAGCAGAGGAGACCGTCGACATGCTCGTCATCGGCGGGGGCATCACCGGCGCCGGGGTCGCGCTCGACGCCGCCGCTCGTGGGCTGCGAGTGACCCTGGTCGAGTCGGAGGATCTCGCGTTCGGCACGAGTCGATTCAGCTCCAAGCTCGTGCACGGCGGGCTGCGCTATCTTGCGACGGGAGATGTCGCCACCGCGCGAGAGAGCGCGATCGAGCGCCATCAGCTGATGACCACGATCGCCCCTCACCTCATCCGTCCGCTGGCCCAGGTGCTCCCGTTCAGCCCGGGCGTGAGCATCAGGCAACGCGCCGCGGGGGCCGTCGGCATGGCGATGGGCGACCTGCTGCGCCTGCACGCCCGCACTCGTCGCAGCGTGCTCCCCGGCCCGCGGCCCGCGTCCTCCCGCACCATCCTCCGCCTCGCACCGGCTGTGTCTCCACACGGACTCCGCGGTGGGATGCTCTCGTACGACGGACAGCTCATCGACGACGCCCGCCTGGTCGTGACGGTCGCGAGAACTGCGGCAGCGCTCGGCGCCCGCGTCTTGACGCGCGTGCGCGCCCTCTCCCTCCGCTCCGACGGCGCGGTGGTCGAGGATGCCATCACGGGCGAGCGGTGGGACATCCGAGCGCGGAGCGTCGTGAACGCGACCGGTGTGTGGGCGGGCTCCCTCGACGGATCGATCTCCGTACGACCCAGCCGAGGCACGCACATCGTGCTGGATGCCGCCGACCTCGGCGACCCGCATGCGGCACTCACGATCCCCCTGGAGGGGTCGATCAGCCGCTACATCTTCGCGCTGCCGCAACAGCTCGGCCGCGTGATCGTCGGGATCACGGACGAGGACGCCCCAGGCCCCATCCCTCGCGTCGCCGCGCCGACGGAGCGCGAGGTCGTGTTCCTCCTCGCCAACCTCAACCGCGTCCTGGCGGCTCCGATCGGGCGCGAGCAGGTGCGGGGCGCATTCGCGGGGCTCCGACCACTGGTCGACAGCGGCGCCGCATCGACGGCAGATGTGTCTCGCCGTCATCTCGTCGCGACGTCGGACGCGGGATTCGTGACCGTGCTCGGCGGCAAGCTGACGACGTATCGCCGCATGGCCGAAGACGCCGTCGATCACATCGTGACCGAACGCGGCCTCTCGGCGCCCGCGAGTACCACGACGACGCTCCCCCTGGTGCGCGACGGCGACGTGGTCGGCCGTTCACTCCGCGACGACGGGAGCACGTTCGTGGCCGACGGCATCCCCGTGGCCCGCGCGGCCGTCGAGTTCGCGGTGCGCGAGGAGCTCGCTCTGACGGCAGAGGACGTGCTGGATCGGCGCACGCGAATCGGCCTCGTCCCTGACGACCGGGAACGGGCGGCTCCGATCGTCGAGGAGATCGTGGCGGAGACGCTCGACAGTCTGCGCTGA